Proteins from one Rhizobium sp. CB3090 genomic window:
- a CDS encoding ABC transporter permease, with amino-acid sequence MLRYSLRRLMIGIGMLIALSMLIFLLLRLTPGDPIDAYIDPNVPMSPTDLANLRRSLGLDQPLPLQYLAWLQNALTGNLGYSIKRLDQPVLGLVLSRIGPTVLLMGSALVIAIIAGIAVGVFSAVRRNSFADLSFSVFALTGISSPAFLSALVGLYIFSVRLHWMPSGGMLTPGEEFSVGDLLHHLILPAALLSIAQAALITRYMRASLLEVLNQDYVRTARAKGVKEFWVITKHALRNALLPIVTLIGSTIGLAIGGAIFIESVFNWPGMGLLLVNAVETRDYPVIMGATLIIGICVIVVNLLTDVTYAVVDPRIKVG; translated from the coding sequence ATGCTTCGATACAGCCTTCGGCGCCTGATGATAGGGATAGGCATGCTCATCGCCCTGAGCATGCTGATCTTCCTGCTGTTGCGTCTGACGCCGGGCGATCCGATCGACGCCTATATCGATCCGAACGTCCCGATGTCGCCGACCGACCTTGCCAATCTGCGCAGGAGCCTGGGCCTCGACCAGCCCCTGCCGCTGCAATATCTCGCATGGCTGCAGAACGCTCTGACGGGCAATCTCGGCTATTCGATCAAGCGTCTCGACCAGCCGGTTCTGGGTCTCGTGTTGTCTCGGATCGGACCGACGGTGCTCCTCATGGGATCGGCATTGGTGATCGCCATTATTGCCGGCATAGCTGTCGGCGTTTTCAGCGCCGTTCGCCGCAATTCGTTCGCCGATCTGTCCTTCTCGGTGTTCGCGCTTACCGGAATTTCTAGTCCCGCATTCCTCAGCGCCCTTGTCGGCCTCTATATCTTTTCCGTCCGCCTGCATTGGATGCCCTCCGGCGGCATGCTGACGCCAGGCGAGGAATTCTCGGTCGGCGATCTCCTACATCACCTGATTCTGCCCGCCGCGCTGCTCTCCATCGCCCAGGCGGCATTGATCACGCGTTATATGCGCGCTTCGCTGCTCGAAGTTCTCAATCAGGACTATGTGCGCACAGCCCGCGCCAAGGGTGTTAAGGAGTTCTGGGTCATCACCAAGCATGCGCTGCGCAACGCCCTCCTTCCCATCGTAACCCTCATCGGTTCCACCATTGGGCTTGCAATCGGCGGCGCCATCTTCATCGAAAGCGTCTTCAACTGGCCGGGCATGGGTCTGCTTCTCGTCAATGCCGTGGAGACGCGCGACTATCCGGTGATCATGGGCGCGACGCTCATCATCGGCATCTGCGTCATCGTCGTCAATCTGCTGACCGACGTCACCTATGCGGTCGTCGATCCCCGCATCAAGGTGGGCTGA
- a CDS encoding ABC transporter permease, translated as MFARSTFRRSPGPLARAFERFLLNRAAVAGICVAIPMLLLILSYPVWWTFQPNDIDLLAMNSGPTATHWFGTDGVGRDVFARVLEGGRISLLVAAASTVLSAIIGFLFGAISALAGRWADAVSMRFVDLVMTLPPVIFLLVLASIAGTGIWPTVLVISLLSWPLLARMVRSRLLELRERDFVMASRGMGAGIGQLLFRHGLPNAIDILVVYATLQIANAILLEAGLSFLGLGIAPPVASWGNMLNAARSTAVLEQYPWQWLFPGGALILAVLAINFIGDGLRDAFDPRAELN; from the coding sequence ATGTTTGCTCGCTCGACATTCCGCCGCAGCCCTGGGCCACTTGCCCGAGCATTCGAGCGCTTTCTGCTCAACCGCGCCGCCGTCGCCGGCATTTGCGTCGCCATTCCGATGCTGTTGCTGATCCTGTCCTATCCGGTGTGGTGGACGTTCCAGCCGAACGATATCGATCTGCTCGCCATGAATAGCGGCCCGACGGCTACGCACTGGTTCGGAACCGACGGCGTCGGCCGCGATGTCTTCGCGCGTGTTCTGGAAGGCGGACGGATTTCGCTACTTGTCGCCGCCGCATCAACTGTCCTCTCGGCGATCATCGGCTTCCTTTTTGGCGCCATTTCCGCGCTGGCAGGCCGGTGGGCCGACGCGGTCTCGATGCGCTTCGTCGATCTGGTAATGACTCTGCCGCCCGTCATCTTCCTGCTGGTGCTCGCATCGATCGCCGGAACCGGCATCTGGCCGACGGTGCTCGTCATCTCGCTGCTCTCCTGGCCGCTTCTTGCGCGCATGGTCCGCTCGCGGCTTCTGGAACTGCGCGAGCGCGATTTCGTCATGGCATCGCGCGGCATGGGCGCCGGCATTGGGCAGCTGCTGTTTCGCCACGGCCTGCCGAACGCGATCGACATTCTCGTGGTCTACGCGACGCTGCAGATCGCCAATGCCATCCTGCTGGAGGCCGGCCTTTCCTTCCTTGGTCTCGGCATCGCCCCGCCTGTCGCAAGCTGGGGCAATATGCTCAATGCCGCCCGCTCGACCGCCGTTCTCGAACAATATCCCTGGCAATGGCTCTTTCCCGGCGGAGCGCTGATCCTTGCCGTGCTTGCAATCAACTTCATCGGCGATGGCCTCAGAGATGCCTTCGACCCTCGTGCCGAACTGAACTGA